The Pygocentrus nattereri isolate fPygNat1 chromosome 2, fPygNat1.pri, whole genome shotgun sequence genome has a window encoding:
- the LOC119264900 gene encoding uncharacterized protein LOC119264900, giving the protein MIGLLFTLCLFGTVKLSDITDLQVQTVRRGDNTTIKCDQKAAKDHLLVWYQQSLGKLPQYIVRPFVSEVNSPQESKKEVTYRFKNSRFTVDNKTFDLSINGIKEEDVGIYFCANLKSAALEFLSGTLLLFADEKTDHHPPPKPAIKNEEAVKLQCSVQAVTLSCSGDHSVYWIRHGSGESHPGIICIHPHTSDACKKSSETDSPPQSCVYKLPKRNFSLSDAGAHYCAVAECGDEAESTGKENISWTVVVLITSNVISVIVIAVLGGLLCKKQQEGSVSGHQDNSKHEVEDTDALNYATVKFAKKPPSRAPTVEESQDIYSQVKVR; this is encoded by the exons tgaAATTATCTGACATCACTGATCTTCAAGTACAAACAGTGAGGCGGGGAGACAACACGACAATAAAATGTGACCAAAAAGCAGCCAAAGATCATTTATTAGTCTGGTACCAACAGAGTTTAGGAAAGCTGCCTCAGTACATCGTGAGACCATTTGTGAGTGAAGTAAACTCTCCTCAAGAGTCTAAAAAAGAAGTAACGTACAGATTCAAAAACAGCCGCTTCACTGTGGATAATAAGACATTTGATCTCAGCATTAATGGAATCAAAGAAGAAGATGTAGGAATATATTTCTGTGCAAATTTAAAATCAGCTGCTTTAGAGTTTCTATCTGGAACCCTTTTACTGTTTGCAG atgagaagactgaccatcatcctccacctaAACCTGCTATCAAGAATGAAGAAGCTGTTAAACTCCAGTGTTCAGTACAAGCAGTTACTCTGAGCTGTTCAGGAGATCACAGTGTGTACTGGATCAGACACGGATCAGGAGAATCTCATCCAGGAATCATCTGCATTCATCCACACACCAGTGATGCGTGTAAGAAAAGCTCTGAGACTGATTCTCCTCCACAGAGCTGCGTCTACAAACTCCCCAAGAGAAACTTCAGCCTCTCTGATGCTGGAGCTCACTACTGTGCTGTGGCTGAATGTGGAGATGAAGCTGAATCTACTGGAAAAG AAAATATCAGCTGGACTGTTGTTGTCTTGATAACGTCTAATGTGATATCTGTTATTGTGATCGCGGTTCTGGGTGGACTCTTATGTAAGAAACAACAAGAAG GTTCTGTCAGTGGTCACCAAGACAACTCAAAACATGAG GTTGAGGATACAGATGCCCTGAACTATGCGACTGTGAAATTTGCTAAGAAACCTCCTTCCAGAGCCCCCACAGTCGAGGAGAGTCAAGATATTTATTCACAGGTTAAAGTACGATAG